The uncultured Flavobacterium sp. genome has a window encoding:
- a CDS encoding porin family protein, which yields MKKGLLLLITLLCFAPAQSQVLISLIFGDKLNSPFLEFGLEGGVNFSTISGLDTSGTNPGFNLGFYFDIRSHKNPAWMINTGVIVKSPMGAHGLPVYSLNDVNLDNTFAGGSVNREIRYFNVPILIKYQFKNGIYFKTGPQFGLLAKAFDEFKKEYDKDDVVYKKNIRDQICVIDAGVALGAGYHMNVGNGLNITVQYYYGLAPVMKGDGPNVYNRSLYVTAGIPIGKGKAAQKRAEKAAELNKVILPEDEAPKPKN from the coding sequence ATGAAAAAAGGATTATTATTGCTTATTACATTGCTTTGCTTTGCTCCTGCCCAATCACAAGTTTTAATTTCCCTGATATTTGGAGACAAACTTAATTCTCCATTTTTAGAATTCGGTTTAGAAGGCGGTGTCAATTTCTCAACAATTTCTGGTCTGGATACTTCCGGAACTAACCCGGGATTCAATCTTGGTTTTTATTTTGACATTCGATCCCATAAAAATCCAGCCTGGATGATCAATACGGGAGTTATTGTAAAATCGCCAATGGGAGCGCACGGATTACCAGTCTATTCTTTAAACGATGTTAATCTGGATAATACCTTCGCCGGCGGAAGTGTGAATCGTGAAATAAGATATTTTAACGTTCCAATTTTGATTAAATATCAATTCAAAAACGGAATTTATTTCAAAACAGGTCCTCAATTTGGTTTACTCGCGAAAGCTTTTGACGAATTCAAGAAAGAATACGATAAAGACGATGTTGTTTATAAAAAGAATATCAGAGATCAGATATGCGTTATTGATGCCGGAGTCGCACTTGGTGCCGGTTATCATATGAATGTTGGAAACGGCTTGAACATAACAGTTCAATATTACTACGGATTGGCTCCTGTAATGAAAGGTGACGGTCCAAATGTATACAACAGATCTTTGTATGTAACGGCGGGAATTCCGATTGGAAAAGGAAAAGCAGCACAAAAAAGAGCTGAAAAAGCAGCAGAACTCAATAAAGTAATCCTTCCGGAAGATGAAGCTCCGAAACCTAAAAACTAA
- a CDS encoding DUF6660 family protein, translated as MKWITIILSIYLMALSNMPCADMEVGSAAHKTAQFSSESNHSHDKDNDLCSPFCACNCCGAQILSYQTTPSFDFSVVNAIISIQLPNYNSVFASNFYGSIWQPPQIA; from the coding sequence GTGAAATGGATAACAATAATATTGTCAATTTATTTAATGGCGCTTTCCAATATGCCTTGTGCAGATATGGAAGTGGGTAGTGCTGCTCATAAAACTGCCCAGTTTTCGTCAGAGTCAAATCATTCGCACGATAAAGACAATGATTTATGTTCACCATTTTGCGCTTGTAATTGTTGCGGAGCACAGATTTTGAGTTATCAAACTACTCCAAGTTTTGATTTTTCAGTGGTTAATGCTATCATTTCAATTCAATTACCCAATTATAATTCCGTTTTTGCTTCCAATTTCTACGGAAGTATTTGGCAACCTCCTCAAATAGCATAA